The Salmo trutta unplaced genomic scaffold, fSalTru1.1, whole genome shotgun sequence genome includes a window with the following:
- the LOC115187925 gene encoding skin secretory protein xP2 isoform X1 yields the protein MGCSSSSTQTIDEEKRPGTKPEESNGDTFVVRNGHISEETETIADQMQLPVQSALTDDSEEPVLMASEALETMGSGWEEDQVLVMLAAAEPEVPPEVPAEAAAVEAEVLSEAVVLVEAVAPVEVAIPVEAVVVEAAPLAEAPAKTVVSEEAPVVETGAAVEVATLVEAAAPVEAAVPVEVAAPIEVVSPVEVAAPIEETPAPAPTEETPAPAPAPTEEAPAPTEETPAPAPTEETPAPAPTEETPAPAPKEETPAPAPKEETKEAPAPVAAVPEPVTPAAEPVAAVPVGAPAVEAPAPSGPITDLVVAAEPAAEPIITPVAVEAPVAAIANEPVEAPGPVEAPGPVEAPDPAYLEYGWSSPATGTNSWEDISANMREMWGETVSVRCGERR from the exons TTGTCAGGAATGGACACATCTCGGAGGAAACAGAGACCATCGCTGACCAGATGCAACTTCCTGTCCAGAGTGCCCTGACTGATGACTCTGAGGAACCTGTCCTCATGGCCTCCGAGGCCCTGGAGACCATGGGGTCTGGATGGGAGGAGGACCAGGTCCTGGTGATGTTGGCTGCAGCTGAGCCAGAGGTTCCACCTGAAGTCCCTGCTGAGGCTGCAGCCGTGGAAGCAGAGGTCCTTTCAGAGGCTGTGGTTTTAGTAGAGGCTGTGGCCCCAGTGGAGGTGGCGATCCCTGTTGAGGCCGTCGTGGTTGAGGCCGCTCCTCTGGCAGAGGCTCCTGCTAAGACAGTGGTGTCTGAGGAGGCCCCTGTTGTTGAAACTGGAGCTGCAGTGGAGGTGGCTACCCTGGTCGAGGCAGCTGCACCTGTGGAAGCTGCTGTCCCAGTCGAGGTAGCTGCCCCCATTGAAGTTGTTTCCCCAGTCGAGGTAGCTGCCCCCATTGAGGagaccccagctccagccccaacaGAGGagaccccagctccagccccagccccaacaGAGGAGGCTCCAGCCCCAACAGAGGagaccccagctccagccccaacaGAGGagaccccagctccagccccaacaGAGGagaccccagctccagccccaaaaGAGGagaccccagctccagccccaaaaGAGGAGACCAAAGAAGCCCCAGCCCCTGTGGCCGCTGTCCCTGAGCCAGTAACCCCTGCTGCTGAGCCTGTGGCCGCTGTCCCAGTGGGGGCCCCTGCTGTGGAGGCCCCTGCACCCAGTGGCCCCATAACTGACCTTGTTGTTGCTGCTGAGCCTGCAGCAGAGCCAATAATCACCCCTGTGGCTGTGGAGGCCCCTGTAGCAGCCATTGCCAATGAGCCAGTggaggccccaggaccagtggaggcCCCAGGACCAGTAGAGGCCCCAG ATCCGGCTTATCTGGAATATGGTTGGTCCTCCCCTGCCACAGGCACAAATAGCTGGGAAGACATCTCTGCAAACATGCGTGAAATGTGGGGAGAGACAGTGAGCGTGAGGTGTGGGGAGAGACGGTGA